The Fusobacterium pseudoperiodonticum DNA window GATACATTTTATTGAGAAATATATTAAGGCAATTATTGCAAATACTGAATAAAAACTAAAATGATTTAATTTTATTTCTTTTTTCTCCATTTATTCCTCCAGTCTTCAAAAGTTAATAGTTCTTACAATACGAAATCCAAAATTTTTATAAGAATAAGTAGCTATAGTTTCACTTCTATTAGTGATGAGAGAACTTTTAGCAGAGTAAGCTCCTGAACCACCTTTAATTCTTCTATAAATATTATAAGGCTCAAAAGTTTTATATGTGTATAATTTTCCATTTTCTATCTCACCAGTTGTATCATAACACCATTCCCATATATTACCACTGCAATCAAAAAGCCCTAGTTGATTTGGCTTTTTTAATCCTACCTCTTTTATTGAGATATCATTTTTAAAATCTGAATTACTAAGATACCAGGCTACTTCATCTATATTATTACTTCCTGAATATTTATATTCAAAAGTCCCTTGTTCTATTGCTTTTTGTCCTCCACTTGCAAACCATTCCCATTCTATTTCTGTAGGTAATCTAAAACCTTCTGTATTTTCAAAGTTTGCTTTATCAGGGCTTAGTATTTTTCCTCCTAATTCTTTTATCATTAATGTTTCTTCTAAACTTTTACTGAATTCATATACAGGCTCTAAACCATATTTTTCACTTAGTTTATTACAGAATTCTAGTGCTTGCCACCAATTAACAGTTTCAACAGGTTTATATAATGCTTTAGCTTTTGAGGGATTATTTTCCATAACTTCTAACCACATTAATTGAGTTGTAGGGTATTTACATACTTCTATATCAAAAACTTCCTTTAATTCATTTGAAAAAGAAGGAATATATTTTCCACCTTTAACTTTAACCATATACTCATCTTCAAATTTTTTCAGTTCTATTTCTTTATTTTCCACTCATTCTACCTCTTTTAAAAATATATTTTCTCTTTTTCTAAAAATTCTTCTATTCTTCTTACCACTCTTGTTGCTTCTTCTATTGAAATTTTATAGCCCCAACATTGATAATCTTCTTCACCTGAAAAAATAAAATGTATCATATAATGAGGAATATTTTTATATTTTGTTATTCCAAAAAATTTTTTAGGAGGAAGTTCATGATACTCCATTACATAAATTTCTTTTAAATTTTTAATTTTGAAAAAACTTGTCATAGAAGTCTTTGAATTTTTTTCAGTATAAGAACTTGAAAATTTAATTTTATCTGAATTAATATAAATTACTTCATATTTATATCTTTGACATATAATAGTAAAAATAATGTAAGCAAAAGGAGCTTCATATATTGGAAATAATAAGAACATTGAAGGGTTATAGTATATATATAAGAAATAAATCAAAAGTATTAGAAAAATAATTATGCATGTGATTTTTCTTAGCTCTTGTTTACAATTTTTAGTTATTTCTAAACTGTTTATTTTTTCTTTGATTTCTATTTCCATAATTTATTTTCTCCTTATCCATGAGGTAGCCCACGTAATGCAAACATCATTATTGAAAAAAATGGTAGTACTAAAAATAAAAGCCCTAATAAAAAAAATATAAAATAAAAGCCCTTTCTCTTAAAAATCAGTAAGAAGAAATTAGTTAATACAAATAAAATATCTATTCCCACAATAATAATATTTGAAGAAAGTATAATGTCATCTCCATGATAACTATCAAAAAAATAGATTAAATTTACTATTAATAATATAATGATACTAGTTGTTATTTTACTTTTTAAAATAAATTTTTCAAACCCTAAGTGTTCATTTATAAATGATAAAACTAAGAACACAATTAATATTATAGAAATACTAGTTAAAATTATTAGTTCCATTTATCATCCTCCTTTAAAAGAAAATTATATTACATTCTACTTCAAACCAAGGTCCTTCTTCATCTTCACCTTCGATTATATCAAAACTTATTTGACAATCTTCCAAGTTTAGAATATATGAGTTAGCTTCTTCATCTTTTGAAAAAGTCATCTTCTTATATTTTGTATTTTCAATTCTATCTTTTATATCTTCTCTTTGAGTAATAAGTTCAATTAAATCTTCTTCTAAATCAAAACCTAAATTTATAAAATTTTCATTAATAGT harbors:
- a CDS encoding formylglycine-generating enzyme family protein, yielding MENKEIELKKFEDEYMVKVKGGKYIPSFSNELKEVFDIEVCKYPTTQLMWLEVMENNPSKAKALYKPVETVNWWQALEFCNKLSEKYGLEPVYEFSKSLEETLMIKELGGKILSPDKANFENTEGFRLPTEIEWEWFASGGQKAIEQGTFEYKYSGSNNIDEVAWYLSNSDFKNDISIKEVGLKKPNQLGLFDCSGNIWEWCYDTTGEIENGKLYTYKTFEPYNIYRRIKGGSGAYSAKSSLITNRSETIATYSYKNFGFRIVRTINF